GATTTTCAATATGATCCGTTCCGCCACTGGTTTCAGCAATAATATGGTCAAGCTCTAAATGTCGCATCTGAAAATGCTCACCACACCCATTGCAATATCCCTCTTGTTCCCCATATAACCGTGTCTTGTTTTGAGGTGCGTTGTATCGGGGAATATCACCTAAATCTGTGCGTTTCGGAATATCTGTGCGTGCAATAATTTCCTGAAACAATCCCTGATCTGTTTTAATACGTTCAACAACCAATTCAGCGGCTTTTTCTGATATGTCAATACCTATCCAATCCCTTTGAAGTCTATCTGCTGCCACAAGTGTTGTGGCACACCCACAGAACGGATCAAACACCACGTCACTTTTGTTAGAAGACGCTTCGATGATTCTATTGAGTAGAGCAACGGGCTTTTGGGTTGGATAGCCAACCCTTTCTTTGGCTTGTGAGTTTATAGGGGGTATATCAATCCAAACATCTTGAACAGGGACACCCGGCATATCATCTAAAAATTGCTTTAATCTCGGTGTTCCATTGCGAGTGTAGTATAACTTACCAGATTTATGATATTCCTGCATAGTGGTAAACGGACACCGCCAAATTTTAGTAATGCCGTTCCATTCGTACTGATACCCACCGCCACTTAAAGAGCCAGCGGTTAGGTCTCTGTCCAAAAATCTTTTACCATTTTCATCTGTATGCTTATACCTCTTGAGATACTCGTCAGAATAGGGTTGATATTGCTCATTAAGGGTGGGGGTATCACCTTTTGAATAGTAGAGTATAGTGTCATGAATACTCCCATAAATTGCAGAATCATTATGTGCTGCG
The sequence above is drawn from the Candidatus Poribacteria bacterium genome and encodes:
- a CDS encoding site-specific DNA-methyltransferase, which gives rise to MRGMNGESVDLIYLDPPFNSNANYAAPIGSKAAGAEFTDTWTLDDVDNAWLDLIETKYPALNRVIHAAMSNSDKSYLIYMAARLLEMKRILKDTGSIYLHCDSTMSHYLKLVMDAVFGKGNFRNEVVWKRTAAHNDSAIYGSIHDTILYYSKGDTPTLNEQYQPYSDEYLKRYKHTDENGKRFLDRDLTAGSLSGGGYQYEWNGITKIWRCPFTTMQEYHKSGKLYYTRNGTPRLKQFLDDMPGVPVQDVWIDIPPINSQAKERVGYPTQKPVALLNRIIEASSNKSDVVFDPFCGCATTLVAADRLQRDWIGIDISEKAAELVVERIKTDQGLFQEIIARTDIPKRTDLGDIPRYNAPQNKTRLYGEQEGYCNGCGEHFQMRHLELDHIIAETSGGTDHIENLQLLCGHCNRVKGDRGQEYLISRLNKE